CCAACCCAGCGGTGCGGTGCCGTGGGAAGCCTCGCCGTTTACGGCGAGGAGGAGGTCACTCCTCATCGATGTTTATTGGACAACCTCACGGAGAAGAGCACTGCTAATTCGCTACCCTGTACTGGGTGAGTCTACTATCGGGCAAGCAGACGATGCAATCCACGTCTACGAGGACCAGCTTTGTGAAGTACTGAAACTTACTTGTCCCATTGGGTTCTGAACACTAGAAACTCAATGGTCGAGATTCCCGATTCCCTTTGCTCTCTGTTCAGCGCCCCAGTCGAAGAGCAAAATGGAACATACGTTGTTGAAGTTCCCTCGAGTGAAGTTGATCACGAGGCGTTGTCAGCCGGCGAAACGTATCGCGTAGCGATTCTTGAGTCACCTGCCTCGACTGAATCATCGATGCAACAGGGGACACAGCAATCTCCCTCTCAGGAGACCGTGAGCCACACCC
This sequence is a window from Natrinema sp. HArc-T2. Protein-coding genes within it:
- a CDS encoding TRAM domain-containing protein codes for the protein MVEIPDSLCSLFSAPVEEQNGTYVVEVPSSEVDHEALSAGETYRVAILESPASTESSMQQGTQQSPSQETVSHTPSGPPVEEGEVRTVTIETVGDQGDGIAKVERGYVVIVSGAQPGDEPTIEIEQVQKNVAFASIVDSDPRAL